The genomic stretch CTGGGTCGTGTAACACCGACCGGCTGCTCTATCCATTGAGCCGCTAGAACTCCTGGGAACTGCTGGGTCGTGTAACACCGATCGGCTGCTCTATCCATTGAGCCGCTAGAACTCCTGGGAACTGCTGGGACGTGTAACATTGATGTTCTATCCATTGAGCCGCTAGAACTCCTGGGAACTGCTGGGACGTGTAATACCGATCGGGTGTTCTATCCATTGAGCCGCTAGAACTCCCGGGTCGTTTAAAATATACGTCGAGTAATTAATATTGTCAGTCACAGAAAGTGAATTCAAAACATTCAGAGTCTCCGCGTTTGAGCGAGTCAAAACGTGCGAAATGTTGCGCGTGATTATTTTTGAGTCAATCATTAAGCATATTGAGCAGGCAATCGGGAGAGTACAGAGTACTTACCTGACAAAGGGGGGCTACCAAATGTACAAACACCACCTGCCATCAAACTGAACCCGAGAGAAGATGCTCGCTGGGTTTCCTTTACGGACTTGAACAATTCAATGATGAAACTTGATATTGTGAGCCCGTCGGCCAAACTGAACAAGACTTCTACACCTGCAAGAGCAGGGTATTTTTTTGCGACAACCAACATCATAATTGAGATTCCGGACATAAGAACAGCTCCTTGATAAAGAAACTGAGAATTTATGCAGCTAAGGTCGCAAAGTATACCAGCTCCAAGGCGACCAGTCGCTGCGAAAAATCCTATGATCAGAAAGAGAGTCGAACTCTTGTCGGCGGCCATTCCAATATCATCACGGCAAAATTTCATctgaaaaccaaacaaaaaaagggaaTTCATAGTTTTGATCATACGGTAAAATTGCTATTTTCTTCTAAAAACCATTAAATGCAATCATGACTTTATTTATGTGGGTTACTTTAACTCCCTACTGTTATAAGtttaaagaagaaatagagTCGCAAATATTATAAaaggaatgatttccgtacagttCCCTACTTTATGACAGTGTATGCGTGCAGAATAAACTAACTATGAATTCGCGGAGTTTAGTTTGTAGAACAATTCGAATACTCAAATGTATCGAATATACGTAAGGCTTGCTTGTACTTACGAGATgaagaaatttatttttcttaagtTAATTTAGAAAAAGCAAAGCACCACAATCCCTAAGAACGTCCGTTTATTGCCACCACTATTGTTTTGagacaccctgcgagcagagcctcttcAAAACTCACCAGGGGGAAAGCAAGAGAGGCTCTGCAcaaatcgtgtcaagtctttcaAGTCACAGCGGTTCAAGtgtctgggctagtcactccggtcaaaccggcTTAGGCAGCGCGTGCattatatttttgacaaggcgaaggtcaaaatcgagccttaaGCAcgaaaatcaacatggcgtctaAGAGggcgatcgagacttggcctggtTTGAAACAGTCTCCAAGCAAaggcttgcgcatactcaataaagacttgacaggatttctgcagagtcctttctttcttgtCAGGGTggttttcataaaacaaaggAGAAAACGCACAATTAAGTAGGAACTTGCGGGGAAACCGAGTCAAGATTGGATCTGAAGTGAACGggaaaaatggacaaaagttCAATTACGCAAGTGCGGAGCTATATTTTCGCTTATCAAAGGCTACGTTTTAGTTACATTCTCGTCGCCGTTAAAAAGGGCCTCTTTTCTTTTAACTCGTTAGCTGCAGAAACATTTTTAGCAATGGAATATGGGATATTCGCCAGGGCTTAGTAAATTTTCTGGCTGTCCAACCTCGGCCCCAGAATCTGCGAAGCGAATCCCTAGTGCTGACCGAAGGGAACGAAATGAATGACTACTAAGCAAGAAGTGCGCATGCGCAAAGCTGATTTTGCGCATATGCAGTATTCTCAGACACGCCGATCACAACAACTGTCGGGTTctgtagtaaaaaaaaaatggatgacaCAAATCAACTTGACGCCCAGAATATTGCAACATATTGCGCGCAACAATAGAGACCTTGAGATACACGTATACCGGTATACGGATACGGGTAGTGTACCCGTACCGTACACGTAAAATGTTCATGCACGAAGCCATTTTGATTAAGATACCCGTAGAGGTAACGCACAGGGAGTGGTAACAATTGTTTGCAAAGATGGCGACCCTGGCGGCAAGGTTTGCTCCTTTTCCTCAGAAATAAGTTTACTGATTTTCTTAATAAATTCTATCAAATATACCCAAAATCCTTCCTTGCAAATATTTGTACTTAAAAGGTCATAAAAACTTATTTGTTTATCCACCACGTCTTTTCTGCAGCAACTCGTAATTCTTCTACGGGTAAACTAGTGTCTACCCCGATAAAACGGCTGGGTCTACCGAGTAAGATCGATGAcgtcatcgcaaaatgaaaaaaaacatggcgCTACCCGTTACACGTACACCAATCTTCGGGGTATGTTAAGGTCTCCAATGTTGTGCCGATACGTTTTTGTGCAGTTTGGAAGACACTGTGGAAAAACAAGGCTACTCACCAAATGCACATACGGCGGTATCATTCGGTAAAAGTTCACAATGGCAGACATCACTATCAATATCAGAAATCTAGGGTTCTTCCAAATAGAAAAATCCCAAGAGATTTTTTATGGAGTTCTGTAAGTCTTCAGTTGACGAAGAAAAAGACTTCAAGGGTTGAGTGTGGCCTTTATGAAAGCAACCAGAGACAGATGCCAGGATCAAAACGCCTGCCGTTATAAGAAAACTATTCCTCCAGTCCAACGCGTCCACTAACGCTTGTAGTGTGGGACCAAGAATCATCGTTCCAAGACCTTGACCTGCAGCGACAATCCCCAGGGCAACCGATCGCCTCCTGGTGAAGTGTTGCGTGATAGTCACGGACGCAGCAATGTAAACAAATGAGACGCCCACTCCGAATGGGACACTGAAGGCGATGGTGAGGACCAACATACTTTGCGCGAAAGAACCGAGAGCGAGACCAGTAGCGCAGGATATGCATCCCAAAATCATGGCCACACGGCATCCGAAACGGTTTATAAATGCACCCATGAGAGGACCCAAGAGCATAAACACTGCCATGGTTATAGAACTTACCCAGGCTATtggcaaaaaaaggaaaaaaaacgtgAAGTTAAGATACCCTGCACGTGTAATTTGAGACTTTAACAACCctcttcccccctcccccccccccccccccactaagtaaataataataatagcaatttCCTTGCTACCCGTATTGTCAAAGGTGTGCGAGAGAGTTGTCTACTCAGTTTATCAACTACATGACAGATAAGGAAAGGCTTACAAAACAAAACGGCAGCAGAAAGTGGCATTCTACCGAAACGTCATTGCTTCACACGACTGATGCAGTTCTTAAGGGAATTGATAACAAAAACTTACATGCCTGAGTGCTTGCTTTTAATAGCGTAGACCATCGAATAATGTTATGTAAATTACGAGGTGTCGGCGGCCCGACTAGCGTGATACAATGGCTAAAAATGTAAATGGCCGTCAAAGACAGAGACGGGAAGCGAGGGCTTGAGCAAAAAGTCGGTAACCAAGATGACGAATGGGGGACTGTTTGCGCACGCAAATACATTTCTTGTACGTGGTtggtaatagaccatattcacgatggccgccatgttggatttgctattatcatgcaaattagctacacatttCTGAGGGggaaaacaacacaagttcgagaggttataacgaataccttagccacacagatgatttgtttcacgttcattgaatgtttatcacctaagcagtaaaatacaatcattacgcaagttacttcgacgtttttttagtgaaaaatcagcagataacgaagtagaaaatcaaaatgtcaaaggcaatcaaaagatataaaattttttataaaaggtacttaattctacatactaaaatggactttttgcaatgttatttcaatatttcgttgagccgattttccgcaatttgcttttttttcaatgtttaattACCACCTTTATGCCGATGATACTCAACTTTACTTAGCCTTCAAAACAAACCATATGAATTTAGCTATTGATCGCGTTGTTAGCTGTGTGTCCGACATAAGTTGCTGGATGGAACAGAATGATTTGAAGCTGAACCCGGACAAGACGGACATTTTGTTGATCCATTCGCGGTTTCGCGAGGGGCCTGCACTTGACTACCTGCAATTTATAGATGAACGAATTTCCATCTCTGACAAAGTAAGGAGCCTTGGAGTCATTCTTGACAAGCACATGACCTTTGATGACCAAATTGATCATGTCTGTAAGTCTTCGATCAACCAATTAAGGAGTTTATTTATAATTCGTCCATATCTTGACGTGAATGTTGCCTCGACGGTTATACATGCATTTATAACTACGCGGTTGGACTATTGTAATCATCTATACTTTGGTCTACCAAAGTATAAAGTGAAGAAGTTGCAACAAATCCAGAACATTGCTGCTCGCTATGTCACCGGTGCACGGAAATATGATCATATCACTCCTATCTTAGTACAACTTCATTGGTTGCCGGTCTCGTATCGGATCGTGTTTAAACATCTTTATTTTGTCTACAAATCATTGAATGGTCTCTGTCCACAATATCTAACAAATCTCCTGGAACATCGGAAATCAGCTAGATCTCTTCGCTCGAATTTTCAAGACCTGCTAATCCAGCcaacttgtaaaaccaaaacatatGGTGATAGGGCCTTTTCTGTTTGTGCCCCGAAGATTTGGAACACTATCCCTTTGGAAATACGTCAATCCAGTACAGTTTTATCATTTAAGAAAAAACTTAAGACCTTCCTTTTTATTAGATTTATTGAGAGTAACTcattatatttttagtttttagtttttaatttttattcctaaattttataattgtagttttagagataatttTGTAAAGCGCCTCGGACAGGTAATGGAtgtgagcgctatataaatgaaatattattattattattattattacaaatgATCATGCCATGTGGCAGCGGTTTAAACAGGCTAGgaaccagggcccggttgttcaaaagccgattaacgctaatcccagattaaaaattaaccaaggagtttatttctctactcccaagtgctgttcaacgctgatattcggcaaaacgttacattggaagaagtcaatcttggaaaacaaaaataagcaaaagaagcctttaccaaaaagttaaaacttgaaacaaaagtttacgctaatccagGTGAATAATGCAACTAAACTTGCTAAAAAACgatatttttctgaaaacttgGAAGCTAGCAAAGGCAATCCACGTAAAACTTGGGATCTTATTAACGAGCTTAGCTCACGGAAGAGTTGTAAGTCGtccaatattttggaaatccaAGCTAATAATAGAACTATAAATAACGCCGATGATATGGCGGAAGCTTTCTACGTGCACTTCACTAGCTAGCATTGCGAAAATGCTAGCTCGTGATATTCCGGTTGGAGAAGTTGACGCTGAATCACTCTTGTCGCACTCTGATAATTCTTTATCTCTAAAAACTCCGAGTATCGACATTGTTCTAGGCCTGTTGAAAAAATCGATGAAAAGAAAGCCACTGGCCTTTACAAGATCCCTAGTGAGTTATTAAAAATGGCAgctatttttaatgtatatcAGTAACGATCTTCCTAACTGCCTCCGGGAGGCTTCCCCGAGAATGTTCGCTGACGATACCAATATAACCCTAACTGCAAAAACTCTAACAGAGCTTAAACTAGCATTAACTCCTGAACTCAGTAACCTTAACTGTTGGCTGAGAGCCAACAGGTTGAGTTTAAATGTGGCTTAAAGACCAAGTTAATGATAATTGGATCTAGGCAGAGATTAAACACTCAATGTGGCGAGGTTGATATACGAATTGATGACGAAATGATCAAGAGAGTAGATCGCACTAAATCCCTCGGTCTTACCATCGATGATCGGCTTTCTTGGTCAAATCATGTAGACTCCATGTAGACGAGATATGGAGGAAAGTTTGCTCAGCTATAGGAGCCTTAAAACGAATACGGCACTTTATCTCAGCTAATACTGCGCTTCAAATTTATAACGCTTTAATATTACcgcattttgattattgcagtcCTGTCTGGGACTGCTTAAGTGGCCAGTCAAgtgataagctgcaaaaattacaaaatcgcgcaTCTAGGGTAATTACTAAAATACCTTTGATACGAGCTCCAACCTCCTTCTCGATACTCTTAAGTGGGAGAAGCTGTCTCTTCGacgtaaaaaacagaaagcaccaattatgtataaaacaatTCACGATCTTGCCCCGGAAAACCTTCTCAACGCCTTTTCAGTCAACGAGATGCTGAATATAACTTAAGAAACTTAGAAGGTAAACTTACCCTACCCAAgccaaatactaattatttgaaatgaaGTTTCTGTTATAGCGGGGCAGTTCGAACGGACAATCAAGCAGTATCTGCAATCATGTAAAACAGTTGTAAAgcgtttttttactttttttagcttaactgatgattttccgtgtttaaataaataaaataaagaaagtttACTGAGTTTAAATGGTCAAGAACtactggacagattttggaaagtttggAGTGGCAcggaagaatttgtttgtcaagtacgtttcgtttttggcacatagctctaattgtaaTCCGCATAATATTtcgttaaaaataattttgtgcacatcgaatttggtgaagatattGATTCGACTGAGAGAATCGGGatagtctcctacgcagccgttctgtgtgtggtcacgcaacgctgcTCCCCACACAgaagcgttgcgtgaccacacaaagaacggctgcaTATGAGACTAATTCGGTGACATGTCTCCTAGTTTTTCTcacgggtactccggttttcagCTCTCATCCCAAACAAACATTTGCCGTTTATCTGCTTTAAAGTTTCCCCACACACTTGCCGATTTTTTGTCGGTCGTCGAAAAATCTTCACTTGTCGGCTAGTGCGCGGTGAATTCAGACAAGTCTGCGACAAGATCGGGACTTGTCCAACGATATCTGACAGAGCTAAAACGTAAAATATCTTGCCGGGCCTTGTCGGCTAGTGTGTGGTTAGTGTCCGGTGGACCAACACAATTTGTCTGGCCTCGCGCACGACGCAACCAATATTTGGAAGTGTCACAAGACAGTGACAAGAGCAACGTGAGCAAGCATCTTTTCCAACATGCAGTGCCAAGCTGTGCACTATTAAAGAAGTAATTCTtaactgattgtgaccaggggcccgtttctcgagtcctgcgtgtgtttgccagagttgttcgaatatCCCTACtggtttgttttcgtttcgtgGTTTTGCAGTTACTGCCGGGTCACTCGTGACTGACAACAGAATACACTTGAATTTTTAACACATGTAACGAAATGTCCCTGAATCGAGGCCGCTGACAGACCCGATTTTTCTAGGAAAATCGAAAGTGCTCGcagggttcgagaaacgggcccctgatcaCAATCAGTTAAGaaatgcgtccaagttagtttatAAAATTCAGTCTCTCTGGaaaactataatgaggcagaaacttgttgtgagccatgatttaaagtgattttaataaaaataagcgcccttcacattaattctctatcCAGAACATTCCATCCCCTATGCTAtttctaaattttttttcgggatcatttgcagtCCATAATATTTAATAGGGATCATTTGaggttctgggatcatttgcggacccgtacagaactctaattaaggacggtgcccactattgttattgcgtatacgttctgcgcatctcgagatactcggatttcctatcggcggttcaaaactatgtggaaaaagaagaacttagcaagtgctcatggtatccaaaaagaagattgggggtaaccaagcatttttcagagataattaagctttaatttggcaaagaaccccatacattgctttgtatttcaaagctttttacaaatattgttgatttatcttcgaaaaatgtgtggttctttttggatttcaataacacttgttaacatCAGCTTTTCCCGCAtgttcagtaaaccgcgcaaaaatacttttgaattagtaggcaccgtccttaaatatttTCGCGACTGGAcgaaacaattattatttatactattattagtattagtattattattacttccaTCGTCTCATTTTCCATGAACATTTCACTTTTACgaaattcaagaaaatcgtGACACGAAAATACCACGGTTAACTTGGAGCGATTATCGTGTCGGTACTTGAACTCGCACATGTCATATAAATTGATATAAGCCACAAAATGACACACATTTTAGATGTCGTCATAGGAACACTCGTCTCTCCATCCCTTTCTTCAGTGAGCCAAATATCTCCCATTTTCACACAGATAACAAGTGGCAAATGGACCGACGTGAAGGGCACATGGCATCCATATTGATTGTCAACTCTTTAGCAGCTAATGGGAAGAGAAGATGCGTTAAAGAGACAAGATAACTTTAATCTTGCATGAAATATATTGCAGACGGTTTGTCCAAAACCAGGAACGGCATGATAAGACTGATAAGGGCATCATTAAAATAAACGTTGAAATGGCTGCAAGGTTTTGGTGTGAAATGTTGTtagtgaaattttgaaaaaaaaaacttactccTTCGTGTTGTTGATTGGTCAACATTGGCTAATCAGAAAAGTGATGCCGATTGTTGGATGATAACAGGTTGTAGCAAAGGCGGAAAACTGTGATTGTTAATGACACTTATTCACGCATCAATCACAAGAAGATAATTTTCTGTTGCCTCAGTCTTTTCAATAAATGACAGTCGGAGAAATAAAACTGAAGTTTCAGGAAGGTAGCCTGACGTTGTGAGACTTGAAACAACTTCCGCCTCGAAGCTCAACAATGCTTTCAGGCATTGAttattgtaagtttttttttactcaaaacTTCCTCTTAATATCAGTTTTGCGGTCGAAACCGACGGTGAATAAGTTATCACACCGAGtgattatttatatttatgcTTTGACATGCTTCTCGTGACAGCATCTCTCTAAGCCTTTTCTTTGAGACAGGATTAGAATTTTTAATTCTTAAAGGAGCACTTCGGTTTGGTAAAGTTGGGTCATCATTAACTGGACTACACGATAATCGTAATTTTAACGATAAATacgaaagaagaagaagaagttcaTTTACCGTTAATTTGAGTTAGAAAATGTGGTCATGAGTCATCATTGAATGAGGGTGTAAATGTGGTtaaccgactagcgacaaaggTCTAAAAAATACTGCTGACTACCGACaaaacgaggaaaaaattaccgactagcgaccaaaaaattaactggaatttaccgacaaccgacaaaggtCGAAAATTCtaaccgacaaccgacatgTGGACCaccccattcagaccctcttGAATCAGTCGGTTCTGTTAGAATATTCAATCACCGGCTTAACATAATAACATGCATTAATTAACCTTGGTTGCGGAGTGTACATGCGTATTCACTCACCGCTTTTAGAAAAAGTCAAATTTTATGAGCATGAGATTATCTTCTGCCGCTAATATATTTTCCAGGCTACGAGTCGGTTAAGAAATGTCCACATTTCGCTCGTGTCAGCTTCTTAATGAGTAAATCCAAATGCGCATAAATCTGCATGTGTTGAATCGAGAGTTTCAGGGCTTCaacgtaaaaaataaaaaaaacagaccTGGAATAAGTAGACCTTCATTGAATAATAGAGAGTAAAAATCTCATCTATGTGAAAAGTTGAAACCAGTAGGcgaaacatgaaaaaatataaaaaaggcATGTGACAAAGacaagattttttttcctgattaAAACATCCCAAGAAGAATCAGTGATCAATATTCTTAATTACACAAGAACGAAAAACCGGAAATCATTGGTCACGGCAAGTAAACAAAGGTGGTTTCACTCATAGCTACTCAGCAAAACACGCGAAACCCAAACATGGATCAAGTACTTGAATTTCTctatgaggaaaaaaaatctctCGCAACTGATTATAAACATAACAAAAATTGATCGACACAGTATGTGCGTGCAGCTGTAAATAAGAACTTTGTGAAGGTGTTAGCATGGCATTCAGTGCCTGGAACGTTTCTTCTTACAAACCCGACAGCCTATGGTCCTGGTTTATATGTCTTTGTTCAACACTGTGTATGGTTCTCACGATAGGATTTTCGTTCGCTCTCGGTGTTCTTTTTCCCGTTCTAATGGATGCTTTTCATGAAACTCGAGAAAGGACAGGTAAGATACGAGGTGACAATATATAGTGAAAGTTGTGAGGCGGGAATGATATTCGTGTCTTGTTGACGGCTTTTGGACACAATTATTCGGCGAAATATCCAATATGAATGAGATGACAAGTGTTTTACCTCGATATACCGTTGCACGGTGGTCATGCCcggataaatgaaaaaaaattcatctcgtcggcattttgtacagcggtgAAAAGGCGCGCAGCTTAAAACatcataaataatttttttttcggaagcCGGGTGGAAGTGCATTATTAATCGAAAGTTTTGTTGAGAGAGCTCCGGTTTGGCGAGGTATCCGAATCACCGGTTTCATAAGAATAGAGCTTGTACCTGTACTTAGTTTCGGGAGAGTCCATCGCAACGCTTGTAATATAAAATCTCGCTTAGTTAGGGATTGGCCTAAACCATTTTTGCTTCTATTTGTTTCTCTTACTCCTATTAATTTTAGCATAATCAGACCATTAGCaacgagagagagagaaat from Montipora capricornis isolate CH-2021 chromosome 12, ASM3666992v2, whole genome shotgun sequence encodes the following:
- the LOC138025426 gene encoding LOW QUALITY PROTEIN: monocarboxylate transporter 12-like (The sequence of the model RefSeq protein was modified relative to this genomic sequence to represent the inferred CDS: deleted 1 base in 1 codon), yielding MAAIVNMVYYQPPWVSSITMAVFMLLGPLMGAFINRFGCRVAMILGCISCATGLALGSFAQSMLVLTIAFSVPFGVGVSFVYIAASVTITQHFTRRRSVALGIVAAGQGLGTMILGPTLQALVDALDWRNSFLITAGVLILASVSGCFHKGHTQPLKSFSSSTEDLQNSIKISWDFSIWKNPRFLILIVMSAIVNFYRMIPPYVHLMKFCRDDIGMAADKSSTLFLIIGFFAATGRLGAGILCDLSCINSQFLYQGAVLMSGISIMMLVVAKKYPALAGVEVLFSLADGLTISSFIIELFKSVKETQRASSLGFSLMAGGVCTFGSPPLSGLMADRFGNYAPAFLMAGAVGVLGSAIPFALSCMKRESSREQDEEELMDKDQIGFIHRQNESSNTKKFASIVQLESSVFTKHKRPVSFIWAMENPFNSSSS